The following are from one region of the Silene latifolia isolate original U9 population chromosome 9, ASM4854445v1, whole genome shotgun sequence genome:
- the LOC141601761 gene encoding uncharacterized protein LOC141601761 yields the protein MAGAGRGRKRGGGSGGGQSTRPEQEEEFVQEDPMQTDGDGEETDATDEPARVPIRYTSDHRMILEPTGLWFMDDCVIRGVTKSTKTNFVGPIPTSWTQASHAQREAWFNNFRLSFAWSPSQEQNVRIRYNDVGTRRYRDVIWKVVRRPKEPDHMKGDKYEGLIKHTKSEAFQKKSKQASLNKRGGKEDAVNEPTHYAGSRSFWNRMLGVSTLVIHQRDDCELIAVNDPFITAEYMAILVFVFGRLMLITFPIIGVY from the exons atggctggagcaggtcgaggtaggaagcgtggaggcggctcaggaggaggacagagtacgcgtccggagcaggaggaggagtttgtgcaggaggatccgatgcagacagacggtgacggtgaggagactgacgctaccgacgagccagcacgggtgccgatacggtacacttcggatcatcggatgattcttgagccgacgggattatg gtttatggacgattgcgtgatacgaggtgtcacgaaaagcacgaagactaatttcgtgggtccaattcctacatcgtggacacaagcttctcaTGCACAAAgagaggcgtggttcaataactttcgg ttatcatttgcttggtcaccgtctcaagaacagaatgtccgtatcaggtacaatgacgtcggtactcgacgatatcgggacgtgatttggaaggtagttaggcgcccaaaggaaccagaccacatgaaag gtgacaagtatgaaggcttaataaagcataccaaaagtgaagcttttcagaagaagtctaagcaagcatccctcaacaaaagaggaggaaaggaagacgccgtgaacgagcctactcattacgcgggttcacgatcgttctggaATCGTATGTTGGGTGTAAGTACTTT AGTTATCCATCAGAGGGATGACTGTGAGCTTATCGCTGTCAACGACCCTTTCATCACTGCTGAATACATGGCAATTCTTGTGTTTGTTTTTGGTAGATTAATGTTGATAACATTTCCTATAATTGGGGTTTATTGA
- the LOC141601762 gene encoding protein FAR1-RELATED SEQUENCE 5-like, translating into MESNRWLKYVFAIRQKWIPAYFQDLPLGCLLRTTQRSESSNSYFKRFESHFGTLVEFWMRYNSAIEQQRHTQRRMDNANEHSMLEKVGPMKVEMHASLVYTHRIFGDFQNEVKYAICSMGVGGLTTVGAVEYHDVRDGLKNRSFRVEFNTKTNESKCACKQFERHGIVCRHILWVWNGRQVHRIPDPYALARWTKKSYMPIVRDENGKVIEDIDEADIKKAEMSKVWSEIYATVGVMDSYATVKQMKQLQKTLTQFRENITGPIEPKTKNQEIEALLGITASNDIDLRPPNKAKNKGSGKKLRSSKEKVKSKPQKRKRRCGNCKKWVNHNKENL; encoded by the coding sequence ATGGAAAGCAACCGGTGGTTGAAGTATGTCTTTGCAATCAGACAAAAGTGGATACCGGCATACTTTCAGGATCTGCCTCTAGGTTGTTTGTTGCGAACAACCCAGAGATCCGAAAGTTCAAACAGCTATTTCAAGCGGTTTGAAAGCCACTTTGGAACCCTCGTCGAGTTCTGGATGAGGTATAATTCCGCAATAGAGCAGCAAAGGCATACACAAAGGAGGATGGATAATGCCAATGAGCATAGTATGCTCGAGAAAGTAGGGCCGATGAAGGTAGAGATGCATGCCTCCCTTGTCTACACACATCGTATCTTTGGGGACTTTCAGAATGAAGTCAAATATGCGATATGCAGCATGGGGGTCGGGGGGTTGACAACAGTAGGGGCAGTGGAGTACCATGACGTTCGTGATGGACTGAAGAACAGGAGCTTCCGAGTTGAATTTAACACCAAAACTAACGAGAGCAAATGTGCATGTAAGCAGTTTGAGAGGCATGGCATTGTCTGTCGCCATATACTGtgggtgtggaatggtaggcAGGTCCACAGGATACCTGACCCTTATGCCCttgctcgatggacaaagaaatccTACATGCCAATTGTCCgagatgaaaatggaaaggtgATAGAAGACATTGATGAAGCTGACATCAAGAAAGCtgagatgtcaaaggtttggtcaGAGATTTATGCAACTGTCGGGGTGATGGACAGTTATGCTACGGTTAAACAGATGAAGCAACTGCAGAAAACCCTGACACAGTTCAGGGAGAACATCACAGGACCAATTGAACCGAAAACTAAAAACCAGGAAATCGAGGCTCTTCTCGGCATCACAGCTTCAAATGATATTGACCTTCGACCGccaaacaaggccaagaataagggCAGTGGTAAAAAATTAAGGTCGTCGAAAGAAAAGGTCAAGAGCAAGCCACAAAAGAGGAAGCGAAGATGCGGTAACTGCAAGAAGTGGGTGAACCACAACAAAGAGAACTTGTAA